The Streptococcus sp. 29896 genome includes a region encoding these proteins:
- a CDS encoding T7SS effector LXG polymorphic toxin gives MVKMNLPSSDNQATSIGRVSASRMGAYESAMQALGSFIGAEGLSGQAYDNAKDYAASTLLPLLKAAILYEESLSEAVKRLPSDYRATEYLEGKSLDSDVLEAELARLESVGMRLDWSIDRALEMARDYPDYEWHAHSMMRQLNQVIDRKNKVRRQLQALRSFDGRSSGFFSGIGDLETQLSQGIAQVGSDMSNFSGSFPSGLSPVWVSAVNQKWNDRVKRMRDTSSPADFRKLEEREADASDLNADIYGVAEDAGIPYEAVIKWIIKGEPPGGYKIATGILATFGSRITQEGEIKFLDGKKITVDSAGNVKVGNKMLYNQKTGHVYNANRNNVARGRSSKTNSKTASGEYRRNVGHDLDVDITQVGKARNITTAIDAAKSGFKSGLEFWDDFDWRANNISSLGKVGKTVKAFGMIGTVVEVGSNIQENFIDDTTSSTGEKIRNFAIDQGVDLVTGTGATAVGAAVGGFFGTFIPIPGAGTAIGVAIGIGIGAAIDNLKVNEDESLSDMAKNALTDLFGGDNGKEK, from the coding sequence ATGGTTAAGATGAATCTACCTAGCTCGGATAATCAGGCGACTTCCATCGGTCGAGTATCGGCTTCTCGGATGGGAGCGTATGAGTCGGCTATGCAGGCTCTGGGCTCTTTTATAGGAGCAGAGGGTCTATCTGGTCAGGCTTATGACAATGCCAAAGACTATGCGGCGAGCACTCTTTTGCCTCTGCTTAAAGCAGCGATTCTCTACGAGGAATCTTTGAGCGAGGCGGTTAAGCGCCTCCCTTCCGATTATCGTGCTACCGAATACCTGGAAGGGAAAAGTCTTGATTCGGATGTATTGGAAGCAGAGTTAGCTCGTTTAGAGTCGGTTGGCATGCGTCTGGATTGGTCGATTGATCGAGCTTTGGAGATGGCTCGTGACTATCCCGATTATGAGTGGCATGCCCATTCCATGATGCGTCAGCTCAACCAGGTTATAGACCGTAAGAACAAGGTTCGTCGCCAGCTTCAAGCCTTGCGGTCTTTTGATGGGCGGTCGAGTGGTTTCTTTTCGGGTATAGGTGACTTAGAAACACAGCTTAGTCAAGGGATTGCCCAAGTCGGCAGTGACATGAGTAACTTTTCAGGAAGTTTTCCAAGCGGTCTAAGTCCAGTATGGGTTTCAGCGGTCAATCAGAAGTGGAACGACCGTGTGAAGCGGATGAGGGATACTTCCAGCCCTGCGGATTTCAGGAAGTTGGAGGAGAGGGAAGCGGATGCCTCGGATCTGAATGCTGATATTTATGGGGTTGCAGAGGATGCTGGAATTCCATATGAAGCAGTGATTAAATGGATTATTAAAGGAGAGCCACCTGGAGGTTATAAAATTGCTACTGGTATATTGGCAACCTTTGGGAGTCGGATAACTCAAGAAGGTGAAATTAAGTTCTTAGATGGTAAAAAAATTACCGTTGATAGTGCCGGTAACGTAAAAGTTGGCAACAAGATGCTTTACAATCAGAAAACTGGTCACGTTTATAATGCAAACCGTAATAATGTCGCTAGAGGACGCAGTTCTAAAACAAATTCGAAAACAGCAAGTGGAGAATATAGAAGAAATGTTGGTCATGATTTAGATGTTGATATCACTCAAGTTGGTAAAGCTAGGAACATTACGACTGCCATTGATGCTGCAAAAAGTGGATTTAAATCTGGCTTGGAATTTTGGGATGATTTTGATTGGCGCGCAAACAATATTTCAAGTCTAGGAAAGGTAGGGAAGACTGTCAAAGCATTTGGGATGATTGGAACTGTTGTGGAAGTTGGTAGCAATATCCAAGAAAACTTCATTGACGATACAACGTCTTCCACAGGTGAAAAAATTCGAAATTTTGCCATTGACCAAGGTGTTGATTTGGTTACTGGTACTGGAGCAACAGCTGTTGGTGCAGCAGTTGGAGGATTTTTTGGTACATTTATTCCTATCCCGGGAGCCGGTACGGCTATTGGGGTTGCGATTGGTATAGGTATTGGTGCGGCTATAGATAATTTGAAGGTGAATGAAGATGAATCTTTATCAGATATGGCTAAAAATGCCTTAACAGACTTGTTTGGAGGAGATAATGGCAAAGAAAAATAA
- a CDS encoding DUF4176 domain-containing protein, which yields MMNKPEHILPIGTIVLTQMGEFPLMIVSRASLYDDNGEIGYFDYAAVPYPEGMGNDGEYLFFNHEDIANVIYFGYVNSHEQVFSDQYYDLVRESGYKKLSLDSILD from the coding sequence ATGATGAACAAACCAGAACATATCTTACCAATCGGTACAATAGTACTTACTCAAATGGGTGAGTTTCCGTTAATGATTGTCAGCCGCGCATCTCTATATGATGATAATGGAGAAATCGGATATTTTGATTACGCTGCAGTCCCTTATCCGGAAGGAATGGGAAATGATGGTGAATATCTTTTCTTTAATCATGAAGATATTGCAAATGTTATTTATTTCGGTTATGTTAATTCACACGAACAAGTATTTTCTGACCAGTATTATGACTTGGTTAGAGAGTCTGGGTATAAAAAATTAAGTTTAGATAGTATTTTAGACTGA
- a CDS encoding NAD(P)/FAD-dependent oxidoreductase, producing MTQVYDITIIGGGPVGLFAAFYAHLRQAKVKIIDSLPQLGGQPAILYPEKAILDIPAFPSLTGQELTDNLLAQLTPFDTTICLNETLTAIEPGEVISLTTNKGSHQTKTLIIAMGGGAFKPRPLEIDGADSFDNVHYHVSNIQQYADKDIVVLGGGDSAVDWSLAFEKIAKTTQIVHRRDNFRALEHSVEELKQSSVNIHTPFVPKGLSGENGRASSIHFDKVKSEDKLNLSFDHLFVNYGFKSSVGTLKEWGLELNRHRIVVNSKQETSVPGIYAIGDCCFYEGKVDLIATGLGEAPTAVNNAMNYLNPNEKVQPKHSTSL from the coding sequence ATGACACAAGTATATGACATTACCATCATCGGTGGCGGACCAGTCGGTCTCTTCGCCGCCTTCTACGCCCATCTCCGTCAAGCCAAGGTCAAAATCATTGACTCCCTGCCCCAACTGGGTGGCCAACCTGCCATTCTCTATCCTGAGAAGGCTATTTTAGACATTCCCGCCTTTCCAAGCCTGACAGGACAAGAGTTGACCGACAACCTCCTCGCCCAGCTGACTCCATTTGACACCACCATCTGCCTCAATGAAACCCTGACTGCTATTGAGCCAGGAGAGGTCATTTCCCTGACGACTAACAAAGGTAGCCACCAAACCAAGACCCTGATTATCGCTATGGGTGGCGGTGCCTTCAAGCCACGTCCGCTGGAGATTGACGGTGCTGACAGCTTTGACAACGTCCACTACCACGTATCCAATATCCAGCAGTATGCCGACAAGGACATCGTCGTCTTGGGTGGCGGTGACTCTGCGGTCGATTGGTCCCTGGCCTTTGAAAAAATCGCCAAGACCACTCAGATCGTCCACCGTCGTGACAACTTCCGAGCCCTTGAGCACAGCGTGGAAGAGCTCAAGCAGTCCAGCGTCAACATCCACACACCTTTTGTTCCTAAAGGGCTTTCTGGGGAAAATGGCAGAGCTTCTAGCATTCATTTTGACAAGGTGAAGAGCGAGGACAAGCTTAACCTGTCTTTCGACCACCTCTTTGTCAACTACGGCTTCAAATCATCTGTTGGCACGCTGAAAGAATGGGGCTTGGAACTCAATCGCCACCGCATCGTCGTCAACAGCAAGCAAGAAACCTCTGTCCCTGGTATCTATGCTATCGGTGACTGTTGCTTCTACGAGGGCAAGGTTGACCTGATTGCGACTGGACTAGGCGAAGCCCCAACCGCAGTTAACAATGCTATGAACTACCTCAATCCAAATGAAAAAGTGCAACCCAAGCACTCGACCAGCCTATAA
- a CDS encoding DUF6572 domain-containing protein translates to MTKQELLNFVEAHQSEIGAFNIMPGKKFGGQFTLGYYFDEESQKYKVYEMSERQEFWVWDEFDRESEAIDRLYKKILFDFNIENDIAISPTTIDSIGIVDGHLELLLADGNEWLPDTEQDHLLKLQEKLNNYIHFIESKQYVDSYGDDFTEKVINLTFQYAPSDNGLAFLVQVQKVLQPTDIRLKVVVPE, encoded by the coding sequence ATGACAAAGCAAGAATTACTGAATTTTGTGGAAGCTCATCAATCTGAAATAGGGGCATTTAATATTATGCCAGGAAAAAAATTTGGTGGGCAATTTACTCTCGGCTACTATTTTGATGAGGAGTCGCAAAAATATAAAGTATATGAGATGAGTGAGCGTCAAGAATTCTGGGTATGGGATGAATTTGATAGGGAATCTGAAGCAATAGATAGGCTATATAAAAAAATACTTTTCGACTTCAATATAGAAAATGACATTGCAATTAGTCCAACCACCATCGACTCTATCGGCATCGTAGACGGCCACCTAGAACTATTATTGGCAGATGGGAACGAATGGCTCCCTGACACTGAACAAGACCATCTTCTCAAACTCCAAGAAAAGCTGAACAACTACATCCACTTTATCGAAAGCAAGCAGTATGTGGACAGCTACGGGGATGACTTTACAGAAAAGGTTATCAATCTGACTTTTCAGTATGCCCCATCAGACAATGGTCTTGCTTTCCTTGTGCAAGTTCAAAAAGTACTACAGCCGACAGATATTCGTTTGAAGGTTGTTGTGCCAGAGTAG
- a CDS encoding DUF4176 domain-containing protein, protein MIKLLPLGSIVRLAEGDAKLMIISRYPLYKNQGELGYFEYSACLYPTGQNQEESYFFNHEDISEVIFEGFSDEAEEAAQEIFEEKISSVTIPRFKVEDTLQ, encoded by the coding sequence ATGATTAAACTATTACCACTTGGTAGCATTGTCCGATTAGCGGAAGGAGATGCAAAACTAATGATTATCAGTCGATATCCGTTATATAAGAATCAAGGAGAGTTGGGCTACTTCGAGTATAGTGCCTGTCTTTATCCAACAGGACAAAATCAGGAAGAATCTTACTTTTTCAATCACGAAGATATTTCAGAAGTGATTTTTGAAGGATTTAGCGATGAGGCTGAGGAAGCAGCTCAGGAAATTTTCGAAGAAAAAATTTCTTCTGTAACAATTCCCCGTTTCAAAGTGGAGGATACCTTACAGTGA
- a CDS encoding RluA family pseudouridine synthase: MKIDIRIPEAFPQLTVKEVLEDYFLIPRKIRHFLRTKKQVRVNGELINWQSPIAAGDLLELTFDQEDYPEKSIPLGQADLVEELYQDEHLIIVNKPEGMKTHGNEPTEIALLNHVSAYVGQTCYVVHRLDMETSGAILFAKNPFILPILNRLLEDKVIYRDYLALCQGQLRKTDWTITDKIGRDRHDRRKRVVDNRKGQTALTQVYLLKTLGKNSLVTCRLQTGRTHQIRVHLAHHGHTLIGDPLYSRIAAPRLMLHAQKLSLTHPLTLEEISVEARSESFEKVLKHMK; the protein is encoded by the coding sequence ATGAAAATTGATATTCGCATTCCCGAAGCCTTTCCACAACTGACTGTCAAGGAAGTCTTGGAAGATTATTTTCTCATTCCCAGAAAAATCCGCCACTTCCTCCGTACCAAGAAGCAGGTCCGTGTCAACGGAGAGCTGATAAACTGGCAGAGTCCGATTGCTGCAGGCGACCTGCTAGAATTGACCTTTGACCAGGAAGATTATCCTGAAAAAAGTATTCCTCTAGGACAGGCGGACTTGGTAGAGGAACTCTATCAAGATGAGCATTTGATTATCGTCAACAAGCCCGAAGGCATGAAAACCCACGGCAATGAGCCTACGGAAATCGCCCTGCTCAATCATGTATCTGCCTATGTCGGCCAGACCTGCTATGTGGTCCACAGACTGGATATGGAAACCAGCGGAGCCATTCTCTTTGCTAAAAATCCCTTTATCCTGCCCATTCTCAATCGTCTTTTGGAGGACAAGGTCATCTACCGTGACTACCTGGCCCTCTGCCAAGGGCAGCTAAGAAAGACAGACTGGACTATCACTGATAAAATCGGACGAGACCGACACGACCGCAGAAAGCGGGTGGTCGACAACCGCAAAGGGCAGACTGCTCTTACCCAGGTCTATCTCTTGAAGACCCTTGGCAAAAATAGTTTGGTTACCTGTCGCCTCCAAACTGGGCGGACCCATCAGATTCGGGTGCATTTGGCTCATCATGGCCATACTCTGATTGGCGACCCACTCTATAGTCGAATCGCAGCCCCTCGCCTCATGCTCCACGCCCAAAAACTTAGCTTAACGCACCCGCTGACCCTTGAAGAAATCAGCGTGGAAGCACGATCAGAGAGTTTTGAGAAGGTTTTGAAACACATGAAATAA
- the pbp2a gene encoding penicillin-binding protein PBP2A, which translates to MDQDLQETIQLKGLDEKEKMDKPDQSGQDSLEQEGLSRRKSRGGQDPKPKKPSRIPEPIRKFWRRYQLTKILLIIVGMGILTVGSYLFYLAKTANVGDLQAALKATTVIYDKDGVEAGTLSGQKGTYVELDAISDVMEEAVIATEDRTFYENSGINYMRTILAVLTLGRSGGGSTITQQLAKNAFLTQEQSISRKAREYFLALEINKKYSKEEILTMYLNNAYFGNGVWGVEDASQKYFGISASQLTLEQAALLAGMLKGPEIYNPYYSLENATNRRNTILQAMVDAGAIDQATADAGFQVDLASQLNDTYAGKQSNYNYPSYFDAVIAEAIERYGLTESDIINNGYRIYTEMDQASQASMQVIYDDESLFPTAAVDGSSAQSASVALDPTTGGVRALVGRVNSSEGQSFRSFNFATQSTRSPGSTIKPLVAYSPAVAAGWAIDREIDNHTETYGGYTLHNYDRTTSETVPMYQALALSYNLPVAAIVNTLGLNKAFEYGKKFGLEMDSVEKVLGMSIGSGVSTNPLEMAQAYATFANGGVMKDAHLITRIESANGKVLGQHKESSTRVIDKSVADKMTSMMLGTFTNGTGVNADVYGYNIAGKTGTTETGFDGGLINDQWVIGYTPDLVISQWVGFEVTDESHYIDDSNSWMAPQVFRTVAGAILPNTAGTQFSVENAYVQNGIVSVAEDVSQTTEDTALQDQIAEVSQQTQNLLEQAKQNIVDAQLPERAKTLIDTVIGWFQ; encoded by the coding sequence ATGGACCAGGATTTACAAGAAACCATCCAGTTAAAGGGATTAGATGAAAAAGAAAAAATGGATAAACCAGACCAGTCTGGACAAGACAGTCTAGAACAAGAGGGATTGAGCCGACGCAAGAGCCGTGGTGGTCAGGATCCCAAACCAAAGAAGCCTTCGCGCATACCAGAACCTATCCGCAAGTTCTGGCGTCGCTACCAGCTAACTAAGATCCTTCTCATTATTGTCGGAATGGGGATATTGACGGTTGGTAGTTACTTGTTCTATTTGGCCAAGACGGCAAATGTTGGAGACCTGCAGGCTGCCCTGAAAGCTACGACGGTCATTTATGACAAGGACGGTGTGGAAGCAGGAACTTTGTCGGGACAAAAAGGGACCTATGTTGAATTGGACGCCATTTCCGATGTCATGGAAGAGGCGGTTATAGCCACAGAGGACCGGACTTTTTACGAAAACTCAGGAATCAATTACATGCGGACTATCTTGGCGGTTCTGACGCTGGGGCGGTCTGGCGGTGGTTCCACCATTACCCAGCAGTTGGCCAAAAATGCATTCTTGACCCAAGAACAGTCAATTAGCCGTAAGGCTAGAGAATACTTCCTAGCCCTGGAAATCAATAAAAAATACAGCAAGGAAGAGATTCTCACCATGTACCTCAATAATGCCTATTTTGGGAATGGGGTCTGGGGTGTAGAAGACGCCAGTCAAAAGTATTTTGGTATTTCTGCCAGCCAGCTGACCTTAGAACAAGCTGCTCTATTGGCAGGGATGTTGAAGGGACCGGAAATTTATAACCCTTATTATTCACTTGAAAATGCGACCAATCGTCGTAATACGATCCTGCAGGCTATGGTAGATGCAGGGGCGATTGATCAGGCAACGGCAGATGCTGGTTTTCAGGTTGATTTAGCCAGTCAGCTCAATGACACCTACGCAGGCAAGCAGAGCAATTATAATTATCCTTCTTACTTTGATGCTGTCATTGCTGAAGCGATTGAACGCTATGGTCTGACGGAGTCAGATATCATCAATAATGGTTATCGTATCTATACTGAGATGGACCAAGCTTCCCAGGCCAGCATGCAGGTCATCTATGATGATGAAAGTCTCTTTCCAACGGCAGCTGTTGATGGCAGCTCTGCCCAATCGGCAAGTGTTGCTTTGGATCCTACAACGGGTGGGGTTCGTGCCTTGGTTGGCCGTGTTAATTCTTCCGAAGGTCAATCCTTCCGCAGTTTTAACTTTGCGACCCAGTCCACTCGAAGCCCAGGTTCGACCATTAAGCCACTGGTCGCCTATTCGCCAGCTGTCGCAGCGGGGTGGGCGATTGATCGTGAGATTGACAACCACACGGAGACCTATGGTGGTTATACACTCCATAACTATGATCGTACAACTTCGGAAACCGTTCCTATGTACCAAGCTTTAGCGCTTTCTTACAACCTACCGGTCGCTGCTATTGTCAACACTTTAGGATTGAACAAGGCATTTGAATATGGTAAGAAGTTTGGGCTTGAGATGGATTCTGTGGAAAAAGTTCTCGGCATGTCTATCGGTAGTGGTGTGTCCACCAATCCTCTGGAAATGGCGCAAGCCTATGCGACCTTTGCAAATGGGGGTGTGATGAAGGATGCCCATCTGATTACCCGCATTGAGTCGGCCAATGGAAAGGTCTTGGGCCAACATAAGGAATCCTCGACCCGAGTGATTGACAAATCTGTTGCCGATAAGATGACCTCCATGATGCTCGGTACCTTTACCAATGGTACAGGAGTTAATGCGGATGTTTACGGATATAATATCGCCGGAAAAACTGGAACAACAGAAACTGGTTTTGATGGAGGATTAATCAATGACCAGTGGGTGATTGGCTACACGCCAGATTTGGTGATTAGTCAATGGGTTGGCTTTGAGGTTACAGACGAAAGCCACTATATTGATGATAGCAACTCCTGGATGGCCCCTCAGGTCTTTCGTACTGTTGCAGGAGCAATCCTGCCCAATACGGCTGGCACGCAGTTTAGTGTTGAAAATGCCTACGTACAAAATGGAATTGTCTCCGTCGCTGAAGATGTGAGTCAGACGACAGAAGATACTGCCTTGCAGGATCAAATTGCTGAGGTCAGTCAGCAGACACAAAACTTATTGGAACAAGCCAAACAGAATATCGTGGATGCCCAACTACCAGAACGTGCAAAGACCTTGATTGATACGGTGATTGGGTGGTTCCAGTAG
- a CDS encoding DUF443 family protein, whose translation MGELEQNYIITKIGNLRYRQLQIGNEYYLLDLDTHIWTWLVPASVWWFPMRAYRLQGPKSFVGKKQPSISPYLVSSLVAIIFTRFPLGHTIENQFFAISIVLGGCLLLFLARLVWSKQQVVNIADVKTVRIDFSKSSRLNYLKRMVFPILFLFTLLFVGAYYFLMGELLGIVVVFILFLMLLNTSGASVVPDDIEKITWML comes from the coding sequence ATGGGGGAATTAGAACAAAACTACATTATTACAAAAATTGGAAATCTTCGCTATCGTCAGCTTCAAATCGGGAATGAGTACTATCTCTTGGATTTAGATACACATATCTGGACTTGGCTTGTCCCTGCAAGCGTTTGGTGGTTTCCTATGAGGGCTTATCGATTACAAGGACCAAAATCTTTTGTTGGTAAAAAACAGCCGAGTATTTCTCCTTATCTAGTTTCATCGCTAGTTGCTATCATTTTTACACGTTTTCCTTTAGGACATACAATTGAAAACCAGTTTTTTGCGATTTCAATTGTGCTAGGGGGATGCTTGCTACTATTTTTAGCGAGACTGGTATGGAGTAAGCAACAAGTAGTGAATATTGCTGATGTGAAGACTGTTCGTATAGATTTTTCTAAGTCCTCAAGACTTAACTATTTAAAAAGGATGGTATTTCCAATCTTATTTTTATTCACATTACTATTTGTTGGCGCATATTATTTTTTAATGGGAGAGCTACTTGGGATCGTTGTCGTTTTTATTTTATTTTTAATGCTACTGAATACGAGCGGTGCTTCAGTGGTACCTGATGACATTGAGAAGATAACTTGGATGCTTTAA